A region of Micromonospora sp. WMMD882 DNA encodes the following proteins:
- a CDS encoding NAD(P)/FAD-dependent oxidoreductase has translation MKVLVIGGGPAGSTAATAMAQAGLDVRLIESAHFPRYHVGESLTPSCRVVLDAIGLSKIVDDYGFVKKNGGVIHWDDDQWAFDWHEQSGVQSWQVDRSEFDALLLEHARQNGVAVTTGVAGRSVRFADGRPVAVECSPEDGESFTIDDFDFLIDATGRNGLLSARHFGNRKPLSNLRNVGIWGYWTGASLLPETPTGGINIISSPEGWYWVIPMAGGRMSIGYVTTKDAFARDRREYPSSDELYRHLIAASPTVAGLTAGAAFIGSARVETDYSYIADQFCGPGYAIVGDAACFLDPLLSTGVHLALYSALTAAACVASMDRGEVSETEALRFFEFAYRRAYMRLFALVSIMYERYLGKDGFFLTSDRLIGDEQPAQAEEGVSSRSFAEIIGGLSDLREAANSSTRVITDRLREEAVRVQMRAVRAPDSTGPDFTPVRGNPLSDAESADYRLVTSPQLGLERVREPRP, from the coding sequence ATGAAGGTTCTCGTAATCGGTGGTGGTCCGGCTGGGAGCACTGCGGCGACGGCAATGGCCCAGGCCGGACTCGACGTGCGGCTCATCGAGAGCGCCCACTTTCCGCGATACCACGTGGGTGAGTCGCTCACGCCGTCGTGCCGGGTGGTGCTGGATGCGATCGGCTTGTCGAAGATTGTCGATGATTACGGTTTCGTGAAGAAGAACGGAGGCGTCATCCATTGGGATGACGACCAGTGGGCGTTCGACTGGCACGAGCAGTCCGGGGTGCAGTCATGGCAGGTGGATCGAAGCGAGTTCGACGCGCTGCTGCTGGAGCACGCCCGCCAGAACGGGGTTGCCGTCACCACCGGCGTCGCCGGTCGGTCGGTGCGGTTTGCCGACGGCCGACCAGTGGCCGTGGAGTGCTCCCCGGAGGACGGTGAGTCGTTCACCATAGATGATTTCGACTTTCTGATTGACGCCACCGGGCGTAACGGGCTGCTCAGCGCCCGTCACTTCGGCAACCGTAAGCCGCTGAGCAACCTACGGAATGTCGGCATCTGGGGCTACTGGACCGGTGCCAGCCTACTGCCCGAAACGCCGACCGGAGGAATCAATATCATTTCCTCGCCGGAGGGTTGGTACTGGGTGATTCCGATGGCCGGCGGGCGGATGAGTATCGGTTACGTCACCACCAAGGACGCCTTCGCCCGTGATCGTCGCGAGTACCCGTCGTCGGATGAACTGTACCGGCACCTGATCGCGGCATCGCCGACCGTGGCGGGCCTGACCGCAGGGGCGGCGTTCATCGGTAGTGCGAGGGTCGAGACCGACTATTCGTACATCGCGGATCAGTTCTGCGGGCCAGGTTACGCGATCGTGGGTGACGCGGCGTGTTTCCTGGATCCGCTTCTGTCCACCGGCGTGCATCTCGCGCTCTACAGTGCTTTGACTGCGGCCGCGTGCGTCGCTTCGATGGACCGTGGCGAGGTCAGCGAAACCGAGGCCCTCAGATTCTTCGAGTTTGCCTACCGTCGTGCGTACATGCGTCTCTTTGCGCTGGTGAGCATCATGTACGAGCGCTATCTCGGTAAGGACGGCTTCTTCCTCACGTCCGACCGGTTGATCGGAGACGAGCAACCCGCACAGGCGGAGGAAGGCGTTTCGTCCCGTTCCTTCGCGGAGATCATCGGTGGCCTTTCTGACCTGCGTGAGGCAGCCAACTCGTCCACCCGTGTCATCACCGATCGACTGCGGGAGGAGGCGGTGCGGGTGCAGATGCGGGCCGTACGCGCACCGGACTCCACTGGGCCCGACTTCACCCCGGTGCGCGGCAACCCTCTCTCCGATGCGGAGTCGGCTGACTACCGCCTCGTCACCAGTCCGCAGCTCGGCCTCGAACGGGTCCGTGAGCCACGTCCCTGA
- a CDS encoding MurR/RpiR family transcriptional regulator produces MTLEERITLHHAGLSPQERRAAETLIEHLDDLTAYRAAELAALAGVSKATMSRLFRRLGFADFDEVRAQLRARRHAGEPRRAEVPPSLAAFAAQQAESIHRALQQPALTDVVDLVAAAGRVTVVGWRNSHPVALHLRQQLAHARPDVRLAPLPGQVVGEELADLAAGDVVLVVGFRRRPAGFGAFMAEAAATPAGVVLLADATARDHARHARHWLDCPISTGLAFDSYAPAMSLVSVLADGVLSRIGGPARGRISGISRAYRRLAEVE; encoded by the coding sequence GTGACGCTCGAGGAAAGGATCACCCTGCACCATGCCGGCCTCTCGCCCCAGGAGCGCCGGGCCGCCGAGACGCTGATCGAGCACCTCGACGACCTGACGGCCTACCGGGCCGCCGAACTCGCCGCGTTGGCCGGGGTCTCCAAGGCCACCATGAGCCGACTGTTCCGGCGCCTGGGCTTCGCCGACTTCGACGAGGTGCGGGCACAGCTGAGGGCGCGACGTCATGCCGGCGAGCCCCGCCGGGCCGAGGTCCCGCCCAGCCTCGCCGCCTTCGCCGCCCAACAGGCCGAATCGATCCACAGGGCGCTCCAGCAGCCCGCGCTCACCGACGTGGTCGACCTGGTCGCCGCCGCCGGCCGGGTCACCGTCGTGGGCTGGCGCAACAGTCATCCGGTCGCGCTGCACCTTCGCCAGCAACTCGCCCACGCCCGCCCCGACGTGCGGCTCGCGCCCCTGCCCGGCCAGGTCGTCGGCGAGGAACTCGCCGACCTCGCAGCCGGTGACGTCGTCCTGGTCGTCGGTTTCCGCCGCCGCCCGGCCGGTTTCGGCGCGTTCATGGCAGAAGCCGCAGCCACCCCCGCCGGGGTGGTGCTGCTCGCTGACGCCACGGCCCGCGACCACGCGAGGCACGCCCGCCACTGGCTCGACTGTCCGATCTCGACCGGCCTGGCCTTCGACAGCTACGCGCCCGCGATGAGCCTGGTGAGCGTCCTCGCCGACGGGGTGCTGTCGAGGATCGGCGGACCGGCGCGTGGTCGGATCTCCGGCATCAGCCGCGCCTACCGTCGACTGGCCGAGGTGGAGTGA
- a CDS encoding allantoate amidohydrolase has translation MTDAATVLARCAELDEFSARPDGLERVYLSPEHARANGRVADWMRQAGLRTWQDAAGNQCGRHEGRSPGLPALLVGSHLDTVPDAGSYDGMLGVLMAVAVAERLRDRVRKLPIALEVIGFGDEEGTRFGATLLGSRAVAGRWDESWWDLRDRDGLTLRHAFLDFGLDPARVADATRAPNELVGYLEAHIEQGPHLEAAGRALGYVTTIAGARRFSLTVVGEARHAGGTPYPRRRDALVGASEAIVAIEQTARAAGCLATVGRIEVAPGAVNVVPGRVDFSLDLRATTDTHRDATWDAVRGRIDGICSARGLRFEAHELHRAAATPCAAWLQEAVVSGIAATGDAEPPGLWSPAGHDAMALGQTTDVGMLFIRCADGISHHPAEAVDEVDVAQGLDALESAVLAVAARWARR, from the coding sequence ATGACCGACGCGGCCACCGTCCTCGCCCGCTGCGCCGAGCTCGACGAGTTCTCCGCCCGCCCGGACGGGCTCGAACGCGTCTACCTGTCGCCCGAGCACGCGCGGGCCAACGGCCGGGTCGCCGACTGGATGCGCCAGGCGGGGCTGCGTACCTGGCAGGACGCGGCCGGAAACCAGTGCGGTCGCCACGAGGGCCGCTCGCCCGGCCTGCCGGCGCTGCTCGTCGGATCCCATCTCGACACCGTGCCCGACGCGGGCAGCTACGACGGGATGCTCGGCGTCCTGATGGCCGTGGCCGTGGCCGAGCGGCTTCGCGACCGGGTCCGCAAGCTGCCGATCGCTCTCGAGGTGATCGGCTTCGGCGACGAGGAAGGCACCCGGTTCGGCGCCACCCTGCTGGGCAGCCGGGCGGTCGCCGGGCGGTGGGACGAGTCCTGGTGGGACCTCCGTGACCGCGACGGGCTCACCCTGCGCCACGCCTTCCTCGATTTCGGGCTGGACCCGGCGCGGGTGGCCGACGCCACCCGCGCCCCGAACGAACTGGTGGGCTATCTGGAGGCGCACATCGAGCAGGGGCCCCACCTCGAGGCGGCGGGCCGGGCGCTGGGCTACGTCACGACGATCGCCGGCGCCCGGCGCTTCTCGCTGACCGTCGTCGGTGAGGCCCGTCATGCCGGGGGCACGCCGTACCCACGTCGACGCGACGCCCTGGTCGGGGCCAGCGAGGCCATCGTGGCCATCGAGCAGACCGCCCGTGCGGCCGGCTGTCTCGCCACCGTCGGCCGGATCGAGGTCGCCCCCGGCGCCGTCAACGTCGTCCCCGGTCGCGTCGACTTCAGCCTCGACCTGCGGGCCACCACCGACACACACCGCGACGCCACCTGGGACGCCGTCCGGGGCCGGATCGACGGCATCTGCTCCGCGCGCGGGCTCCGCTTCGAGGCGCACGAGTTGCACCGGGCGGCGGCCACCCCGTGCGCGGCGTGGCTGCAAGAGGCCGTGGTCAGCGGCATCGCGGCGACCGGGGACGCGGAGCCGCCCGGCCTGTGGAGCCCCGCTGGCCACGACGCCATGGCGCTCGGGCAGACCACCGACGTGGGCATGCTGTTCATCCGGTGCGCCGACGGCATCAGCCATCACCCGGCGGAGGCCGTCGACGAGGTCGACGTCGCACAGGGTCTCGACGCGCTGGAGAGCGCGGTGCTGGCCGTCGCCGCGCGGTGGGCCCGCCGGTGA
- a CDS encoding AtzH-like domain-containing protein produces MGAPDEHSAADLRSSAADGLMDAFWAYERALMTDDLDALDRLFAPGPATLRGDPDGLLVGHDRIRDFRQGRGGAPPRRVVRVHVRPIDADHALVVAVTEAERGGRGLQTQLWQRAPAGWVVSAAHVALPVPALDTRIWRVVGDPLVPATAPGVLTGQSVAVKDLYAVAGQRVGAGNPARFAAARPEPRHAAAVEALLAAGADLRGIARTDEFAYSLAGTNVHTGTAPNPQAPGRISGGSSSGPASAVSLGHATIGLGTDTGGSIRVPASYQGLFGFRPTHGVVSTDGVLPLAPSFDTVGWLTRDAALLATVGDVLLPPAPGRACGEAVVVPELLALAHPEVAAPVEAYARDRAGAVRESWQLTELPAWLTAFQTRQAWEAWQAHGEWLAPRLDTLGADVRGRFEMASRVSEDDAARAAEQVAVARRRIRETVGDRVLVLPSASSVAPRVGQGLTDIRHSTMQLTCLAGIGGLPAVSLPTATADGLPCGVCLVAPADRDRDLLRLAAELAVAKR; encoded by the coding sequence GTGGGCGCCCCCGACGAACACAGTGCCGCGGACCTTCGATCGAGTGCGGCCGACGGGTTGATGGACGCGTTCTGGGCATACGAGCGCGCTCTCATGACCGACGACCTCGACGCGCTCGACCGGCTCTTCGCGCCGGGGCCGGCGACCCTGCGCGGCGACCCGGACGGGCTGTTGGTCGGTCACGACCGGATCCGCGACTTCCGTCAGGGCCGCGGTGGCGCCCCGCCACGGCGCGTCGTGCGGGTGCACGTCCGGCCGATCGATGCCGACCATGCTCTCGTCGTCGCCGTCACGGAAGCCGAGCGCGGCGGTCGCGGCCTCCAGACCCAGCTGTGGCAACGCGCGCCGGCCGGATGGGTGGTGAGCGCCGCCCACGTCGCCCTGCCCGTGCCCGCCCTCGACACCAGGATCTGGCGGGTCGTGGGTGATCCGCTCGTCCCGGCGACGGCCCCCGGAGTGCTCACCGGGCAGTCCGTGGCGGTCAAGGACCTGTACGCCGTGGCCGGTCAACGGGTGGGCGCCGGCAACCCGGCCCGGTTCGCCGCCGCACGGCCGGAGCCCCGGCACGCGGCGGCCGTCGAGGCGTTGCTGGCCGCAGGGGCGGACCTGCGCGGGATCGCCCGCACCGACGAGTTCGCCTACAGCCTCGCCGGCACCAACGTCCACACCGGCACAGCCCCGAATCCCCAGGCGCCGGGCCGCATCTCGGGCGGATCGTCGTCCGGGCCGGCCAGCGCCGTCTCCCTGGGACACGCGACCATCGGCCTCGGCACCGACACGGGTGGATCGATCCGGGTGCCGGCCTCCTATCAGGGGCTCTTCGGTTTCCGCCCCACCCACGGTGTCGTGTCCACCGACGGCGTGCTCCCGCTCGCGCCGTCCTTCGACACCGTCGGCTGGCTGACCCGCGACGCGGCCCTGCTGGCCACGGTCGGTGACGTCCTGCTACCCCCCGCACCCGGTCGCGCGTGCGGGGAGGCGGTCGTCGTGCCGGAACTGCTCGCCCTCGCTCACCCCGAGGTCGCCGCCCCGGTCGAGGCGTACGCCCGGGACCGGGCCGGCGCGGTCCGGGAAAGCTGGCAGCTGACGGAACTGCCTGCCTGGCTCACGGCATTCCAGACCCGGCAGGCGTGGGAGGCCTGGCAGGCGCACGGCGAGTGGCTGGCGCCCCGGCTCGACACACTCGGCGCGGACGTGCGTGGCCGCTTCGAGATGGCGTCGCGGGTCAGCGAGGACGACGCCGCCCGCGCCGCCGAGCAGGTGGCCGTCGCGCGACGACGCATCCGCGAGACGGTCGGCGATCGGGTGCTCGTGCTTCCGTCAGCCTCCTCCGTGGCGCCGCGCGTCGGTCAGGGGCTGACGGACATTCGCCACTCCACCATGCAGTTGACCTGCCTCGCCGGCATCGGCGGGCTGCCCGCCGTCAGCCTGCCGACCGCAACGGCCGATGGACTCCCGTGCGGTGTCTGCCTCGTCGCGCCCGCCGATCGTGACCGGGATCTGCTGCGCCTCGCGGCCGAGCTCGCGGTCGCGAAGCGGTAG
- a CDS encoding nucleotidyltransferase family protein, translating to MDARQAGTPSVAGLVLAAGAGRRYGRPKALVERDGQLLVERASATARDGGCRPVVTVLGAAAPAVRARADLGAAVVIDNPDWATGMGSSLRAGIAALWATEAVAVIVLLVDMPGVTPEAVRRLTALAGPDALAMAGYGSHRGHPVLLGRAHWADVAALAVGDVGARPYLRHRAADLRVVPCGDIASGADLDTDQDKENGPGTDRASGRRGRHA from the coding sequence GTGGACGCCCGACAGGCGGGGACGCCGTCGGTCGCCGGTCTGGTGCTGGCCGCCGGGGCGGGCCGGCGATACGGCCGTCCCAAGGCCCTGGTGGAGCGCGACGGCCAGCTGCTCGTGGAGCGTGCGTCGGCCACGGCCCGCGACGGCGGCTGCCGGCCCGTCGTGACGGTGCTCGGTGCGGCGGCCCCGGCTGTGCGCGCCCGGGCCGACCTCGGTGCCGCCGTCGTGATCGACAATCCCGACTGGGCGACCGGGATGGGCTCCTCGCTGCGCGCCGGCATCGCCGCCCTGTGGGCGACCGAGGCCGTCGCCGTCATCGTGCTCCTGGTGGACATGCCCGGCGTCACCCCGGAGGCCGTACGCCGGCTCACCGCGCTCGCCGGCCCCGACGCGCTCGCCATGGCCGGCTACGGCAGCCACCGGGGCCACCCCGTCCTGCTCGGGCGGGCGCACTGGGCGGATGTCGCCGCGCTGGCCGTCGGCGACGTGGGCGCCCGCCCGTATCTTCGGCACCGCGCGGCGGACCTGCGCGTCGTGCCATGCGGGGACATCGCCAGCGGCGCTGACCTCGACACCGACCAGGACAAGGAGAACGGTCCCGGGACCGATCGGGCGAGCGGGCGCCGGGGGCGACATGCGTGA
- a CDS encoding XdhC/CoxI family protein — protein MREVLDDLLRWWRAGEPVGLATVTATWHSAPRQPGATMLVGPDGTVVGSVSGGCVEAEVYELCRAVMASGVPRAHRYGVSDDDAFAVGLTCGGTIDLFVERVDRNTFPELAEVAAAIAGRVPVGVLTCVDGPPGRIGRHLTLGPDTRRGSLGSPRLDAAAADDGRGLLAAGRTGLLRYGPDGQRRGDELTLFCSAYAPPARMIVFGAVDFAAAVARIGAFLGYRVTVCDARGVFATRRRFPDAHEVVVDWPHRYLAGQARAGQVDDRTVVCVLTHDPKFDVPVLRVALDLPLAYVGAMGSRRTHADRIARLREAGVPESALARLSSPIGLDLGARTPEETAVSIAAEIVATRWAGTGERLSGTDGRIHR, from the coding sequence ATGCGTGAGGTGCTGGACGACCTGCTGCGGTGGTGGCGGGCGGGTGAGCCGGTCGGCCTCGCCACCGTCACCGCCACCTGGCACAGCGCCCCGCGCCAGCCCGGCGCGACGATGCTGGTCGGGCCGGACGGCACGGTCGTCGGCAGCGTCTCGGGCGGCTGCGTCGAGGCCGAGGTCTACGAGCTGTGCCGTGCGGTGATGGCCTCCGGGGTGCCCCGCGCCCACCGCTACGGAGTCAGCGACGACGACGCCTTCGCCGTGGGTCTGACCTGCGGCGGCACCATCGACCTCTTCGTGGAGCGGGTTGATCGGAACACGTTTCCGGAACTGGCCGAGGTCGCCGCCGCGATCGCCGGCCGGGTGCCCGTCGGCGTGCTCACCTGCGTCGACGGTCCGCCTGGTCGGATCGGTCGGCATCTGACGCTCGGGCCCGACACGCGTCGTGGCTCGCTCGGCTCGCCGCGGCTCGACGCCGCCGCCGCCGACGACGGGCGCGGCCTGCTCGCCGCCGGCCGGACCGGCCTGCTGCGCTACGGCCCGGACGGGCAACGGCGGGGCGACGAGCTGACCCTGTTCTGCAGTGCCTACGCCCCGCCCGCCCGGATGATCGTTTTCGGGGCCGTCGACTTCGCCGCGGCGGTCGCCCGCATCGGCGCCTTCCTCGGCTACCGGGTCACCGTCTGCGACGCCCGTGGGGTCTTCGCCACCCGACGGCGTTTCCCCGACGCCCACGAGGTGGTCGTGGACTGGCCGCACCGCTACCTCGCCGGGCAGGCCCGCGCCGGGCAGGTCGACGACCGGACCGTGGTCTGCGTGCTCACCCACGACCCCAAGTTCGACGTGCCCGTCCTGCGGGTGGCCCTCGATCTGCCACTGGCCTACGTGGGCGCTATGGGCTCCCGGCGTACGCACGCGGACCGGATCGCCCGACTGCGCGAGGCGGGTGTGCCCGAGTCCGCGCTGGCCCGGCTGTCCTCGCCGATCGGGCTCGATCTCGGCGCCCGCACGCCGGAGGAGACCGCCGTCAGCATCGCCGCGGAGATCGTCGCCACCCGCTGGGCCGGCACCGGAGAACGACTGTCCGGGACTGACGGACGGATCCACCGCTGA
- a CDS encoding recombinase family protein, producing the protein MSTVERQGRVTPRHWQLDCATELVSGHGTIVAEHFDVGCSRRRSWHRRPQSAALLAALGDPLRGFDAIAIGEHERAFSGNQLLALMPLLEQHEAQLWLPETDGPVDRSKPTHQALIMLLGVQSQRTVAAILANPRHTGRQVWNRQGTDVGAIDGPGARGTIRWSHTRDWVISKQRAHTALVTEQDFIAARAIRARRNTQTGATRSYLLTGLLRCRPCGRRLEAHWVNQRPGYRVATGTPAHRAPKVAVTRSSISGRTTSSPDWLRIRASLKTSEAGTHWPRSYAPTRSTSCAVMRSAHRS; encoded by the coding sequence ATGTCGACTGTGGAGCGTCAGGGCCGGGTGACCCCACGCCACTGGCAACTGGACTGCGCGACCGAACTCGTGTCCGGTCACGGGACGATCGTCGCCGAGCACTTCGACGTCGGCTGCTCCCGTCGCCGAAGCTGGCACCGCCGCCCGCAATCCGCAGCGCTGCTGGCCGCGCTCGGCGATCCTCTTCGGGGGTTCGACGCGATCGCCATCGGCGAGCACGAACGCGCCTTCTCCGGGAACCAACTGCTGGCCCTGATGCCGCTGCTCGAACAGCACGAAGCGCAGTTGTGGCTACCCGAAACGGATGGACCCGTCGACCGCAGCAAGCCGACCCACCAGGCGCTGATCATGTTGCTGGGTGTCCAGTCCCAGCGAACAGTGGCGGCGATCCTCGCCAACCCCCGCCACACCGGCCGGCAGGTGTGGAACCGGCAGGGCACGGACGTCGGCGCCATCGACGGACCTGGGGCGCGCGGGACCATCCGCTGGAGCCACACCAGGGACTGGGTGATCTCCAAACAGCGGGCCCATACCGCGCTGGTCACCGAACAGGACTTCATCGCCGCCCGGGCCATCCGCGCCCGCCGAAATACCCAGACCGGCGCCACCCGCAGCTACCTGCTCACCGGCCTGCTGCGATGTAGGCCATGCGGCCGGAGGCTGGAAGCCCACTGGGTCAACCAACGCCCCGGCTACCGAGTCGCCACGGGCACACCAGCGCACAGGGCCCCGAAAGTCGCCGTTACAAGATCCTCTATATCAGGGAGGACCACATCATCGCCAGACTGGCTACGCATCCGAGCATCGCTGAAGACGTCCGAAGCCGGCACACACTGGCCACGTTCCTACGCACCAACAAGATCGACGTCATGTGCGGTAATGCGATCTGCACACCGATCTTGA
- a CDS encoding alanine--glyoxylate aminotransferase family protein encodes MLTEPIHPPTRLLMGPGPITADPRVLRAMSAQLVGQFDPSMTAYMTETMALYRAVFRTTNQQTFLVDGTSRAGIEAALVSLIEPGDRVLVPIFGRFGHLLVEIAERCRAEVHTIEAPWGEVFEPETVERAVRAVSPKILAIVHGDTSTTMCQPLADIGRICRDNDVLFYCDATASLGGNTFELDAWGLDVATAGLQKCLGGPSGSAPVSISPRAADVINARRNVEAGIREHQDAAHGSRIASNYFDLAMIMDYWGDRRLNHHTEATTMLYAARECARLLVAEGIDRAVERHRRHGAAMLAGVRGLGLTVFGDVAHKMHNVVAVEIPAGLGGDAARAALLNDFGIEIGTSFGPLHGRVWRIGTMGHNARKEAVLLTLAALEQVLRAGNVPVTAGGGVGAAQEVYAS; translated from the coding sequence ATGCTTACCGAGCCGATCCATCCACCCACCCGGCTCCTGATGGGGCCCGGCCCGATCACCGCCGACCCCCGGGTCCTTCGCGCGATGTCGGCGCAACTCGTCGGGCAGTTCGACCCCTCGATGACCGCCTACATGACCGAGACGATGGCGCTCTACCGGGCGGTGTTCCGCACCACCAACCAGCAGACGTTCCTGGTCGACGGCACCTCCCGGGCCGGCATCGAGGCCGCGCTGGTCTCGCTGATCGAGCCCGGCGACCGGGTGCTCGTGCCAATCTTCGGCCGCTTCGGCCACCTGCTGGTCGAGATCGCCGAACGCTGCCGCGCCGAGGTGCACACCATCGAGGCGCCGTGGGGCGAAGTGTTCGAGCCGGAGACGGTCGAGCGGGCGGTGCGCGCCGTCTCCCCGAAGATACTGGCCATCGTGCACGGTGACACGAGCACGACCATGTGCCAGCCCCTCGCCGACATCGGTCGGATCTGTCGCGACAACGACGTCCTGTTCTATTGCGACGCCACCGCCTCGCTCGGGGGCAACACCTTCGAGCTGGACGCCTGGGGCCTCGATGTCGCGACGGCGGGCCTGCAGAAGTGCCTGGGCGGCCCCTCCGGCAGCGCACCCGTCAGCATCTCGCCTCGGGCGGCCGACGTGATCAACGCCCGCAGGAACGTCGAGGCCGGAATCAGGGAGCACCAAGACGCCGCGCACGGCAGCCGGATCGCCTCCAACTACTTCGACCTCGCGATGATCATGGATTACTGGGGTGATCGGCGGCTCAACCACCACACCGAGGCCACCACGATGCTGTACGCCGCCCGCGAATGCGCGCGACTGCTGGTCGCGGAGGGCATCGACCGGGCCGTCGAACGACACCGCCGGCACGGGGCCGCGATGCTGGCCGGCGTCCGTGGTCTCGGCCTCACCGTCTTCGGCGACGTCGCCCACAAGATGCACAACGTGGTCGCGGTCGAGATCCCCGCCGGGCTCGGCGGCGACGCCGCGCGGGCCGCCCTGCTGAACGACTTCGGCATCGAGATCGGCACCTCCTTCGGCCCCCTGCACGGCCGGGTCTGGCGGATCGGCACCATGGGCCACAATGCCCGCAAGGAGGCCGTACTGCTCACCCTCGCCGCCCTCGAGCAGGTGCTCCGCGCCGGGAACGTGCCGGTCACGGCCGGTGGAGGCGTCGGCGCGGCCCAAGAGGTGTACGCGTCATGA
- a CDS encoding DUF6036 family nucleotidyltransferase, with translation MGRTELERAFTRLGERLVQRGVVADIFVVGGAAMALAYDAKRVTRDVDAMFVPHGVVLDEARAVADDLGLPPWWLNEQASVYVSGKDDPGRRRVFDHPGLRVMAASPEHIFAMKALAARARDVDDLRTLAALAGVVTVDDAVRLCGDFYPDEVISPRAMGVIRELFE, from the coding sequence ATGGGGCGCACGGAACTCGAGCGTGCGTTCACTCGCCTGGGGGAGAGGCTCGTCCAGCGCGGCGTCGTCGCTGACATCTTCGTGGTGGGTGGTGCCGCAATGGCGCTGGCCTACGACGCCAAACGGGTGACCAGGGACGTCGATGCGATGTTCGTTCCACACGGCGTCGTCCTCGACGAGGCGCGTGCGGTGGCCGACGACCTGGGGCTGCCCCCGTGGTGGCTCAACGAGCAGGCCAGCGTGTACGTCTCGGGCAAGGACGACCCGGGCAGGCGGCGGGTCTTCGATCATCCCGGTCTGCGCGTCATGGCGGCGTCGCCGGAGCACATCTTCGCGATGAAGGCGCTTGCAGCGCGGGCCCGTGACGTGGACGATCTCCGTACCCTGGCGGCGTTGGCCGGGGTCGTGACGGTGGACGACGCCGTACGCTTGTGCGGCGATTTCTACCCCGATGAGGTGATCTCGCCACGTGCCATGGGGGTCATTCGCGAACTCTTCGAATGA